The following proteins are encoded in a genomic region of Pseudomonas sp. Os17:
- a CDS encoding ParB/RepB/Spo0J family partition protein has protein sequence MAKSFKQMIKDGDLKRADAMKARLEDLHEEPGFNLRAEGEELEESINALAEFIFAGGQIPALEVRPRAEGGMWVVDGHRRRRAYLKLDQAGRLPRVPSKDDPERLEAWISIVPFEGNDAERVARVITSQEGKKLSPLELADGYKRLTAFGWTPDQIAKKVGKTRQHVEQVMTLGNANTDVQQLVASGQVSATTAVQVVRQHGEEAGKVLGGELQKAKATGKSKVTAGSMRGPTTSRQRLEAIRVAAQEIFKAMPDGYLNSSGPEVSLPTALLLKLQRAVSEAT, from the coding sequence ATGGCCAAGTCTTTCAAGCAAATGATCAAAGACGGGGATCTGAAGCGGGCTGACGCGATGAAGGCCCGCCTGGAAGATCTACACGAAGAACCCGGCTTCAACCTTCGGGCCGAAGGTGAAGAGCTGGAAGAAAGCATCAACGCACTCGCTGAGTTCATCTTCGCCGGCGGCCAGATCCCCGCGCTTGAAGTGCGACCTCGCGCCGAAGGTGGGATGTGGGTTGTCGATGGCCACCGCCGTCGCCGCGCCTACTTGAAGCTGGATCAGGCAGGTCGCCTTCCAAGAGTGCCGAGCAAGGACGACCCAGAGCGCCTGGAGGCGTGGATCTCGATTGTTCCTTTCGAGGGCAACGACGCCGAACGGGTAGCAAGGGTCATCACCAGCCAGGAAGGAAAGAAGCTCTCTCCTCTTGAGCTGGCAGATGGCTACAAGCGGCTCACCGCATTTGGCTGGACGCCTGATCAGATCGCCAAGAAGGTCGGCAAAACACGTCAGCACGTTGAGCAAGTGATGACACTCGGCAATGCCAACACAGACGTTCAACAGCTTGTTGCATCGGGCCAAGTGTCCGCTACAACTGCGGTGCAGGTGGTGCGGCAGCATGGCGAGGAAGCAGGCAAAGTGCTTGGTGGCGAGCTGCAAAAGGCCAAGGCGACCGGCAAGTCCAAGGTGACCGCAGGATCGATGCGCGGCCCTACAACTTCCCGTCAACGGCTCGAAGCGATACGTGTAGCAGCACAGGAAATCTTCAAAGCAATGCCTGATGGCTACCTGAATAGTTCAGGGCCAGAGGTCAGCCTCCCCACAGCACTGCTCCTCAAGCTCCAGCGGGCGGTTAGCGAAGCAACCTAG
- a CDS encoding LexA family transcriptional regulator, whose amino-acid sequence MLTGIELGAAIERARVAKGVTKKKLAEDFGVAGPSVQGWVKTGRIDKSKLMELIEYFSDVVSPAHWGLSERMGDILSVAEAPAAYDSSPKASVKLSNIETWDDATPLPEDEVYVPFLREVELAAGSGRFVIEESDTAKLRFFKSDLRRNNVQFSNAKCVIARGNSMFPVLRDGATVGVNTGKNSLGDIVDGDLYAINHNGQLRVKQVYRLPTGLRLRSFNRDEHPDEDYTFQEIKEQQISILGHVFWWGMFAR is encoded by the coding sequence ATGCTTACAGGAATAGAATTAGGCGCAGCCATCGAGCGAGCTCGGGTCGCCAAAGGCGTTACAAAGAAAAAGCTCGCCGAAGATTTCGGCGTGGCGGGCCCCTCTGTCCAAGGCTGGGTAAAGACGGGGCGAATCGACAAATCTAAGCTCATGGAGCTGATTGAGTATTTCTCAGATGTCGTTTCCCCTGCGCACTGGGGGCTGAGCGAGCGTATGGGGGATATTCTGAGCGTCGCTGAAGCTCCAGCCGCCTATGACTCTTCACCAAAGGCTAGCGTCAAGCTTTCCAACATCGAGACCTGGGATGACGCAACTCCGCTCCCTGAAGACGAGGTCTACGTCCCATTCCTGCGCGAAGTAGAGCTTGCAGCTGGCTCTGGCCGGTTTGTGATCGAGGAAAGCGACACCGCCAAGCTGCGCTTCTTCAAGAGCGATCTGCGCCGCAACAACGTGCAGTTCAGTAATGCCAAGTGCGTGATCGCCCGCGGCAATAGCATGTTCCCAGTGCTGCGCGATGGCGCCACGGTCGGCGTGAACACTGGAAAGAACTCGCTTGGCGATATCGTCGATGGCGACCTCTACGCGATCAACCACAATGGCCAGCTACGCGTGAAGCAGGTTTACCGCCTGCCCACCGGCCTGCGTCTGCGCAGCTTCAACCGCGACGAACACCCAGATGAGGACTACACGTTCCAGGAGATCAAAGAGCAGCAGATCTCAATCCTGGGCCATGTGTTCTGGTGGGGGATGTTCGCTCGGTAA
- a CDS encoding Rha family transcriptional regulator, producing the protein MQSQPNSSNTPTNIAPRFQNSQNVARTMSSVEIAELTGKLHKNVLADIRSMLAELEIDSADFSAQYKDSTGRFLPCFNLNREMTDTLLTGYSAKMRLAVVRRWRELEAVIAQPRELSRMDLIQLAFEAEQARLQLTIQVEAQATRIHSLENLFKEGMTHTQFCKGLNGVNVMQVGKYLESRNWLYNESKSGLRLRVASYARDKYMTEHQHEVTPHGKEAFISFTPVLLKKGAVRLYDLYLAGELPMKKTWDGLFTHDKALRGVA; encoded by the coding sequence ATGCAGAGCCAACCCAATTCGAGCAATACCCCTACCAACATCGCGCCACGTTTTCAGAATTCGCAAAACGTGGCGCGGACTATGTCGTCTGTCGAGATCGCCGAACTGACCGGGAAGCTGCACAAGAACGTGCTGGCTGATATCCGCTCGATGCTCGCTGAGCTTGAAATCGACTCGGCTGATTTTTCAGCCCAGTACAAGGACAGCACCGGGCGCTTCCTGCCGTGCTTCAACCTCAACCGAGAGATGACCGACACGCTACTGACCGGCTACAGCGCCAAGATGCGTCTGGCCGTCGTTCGCCGCTGGCGTGAGCTTGAAGCAGTCATTGCCCAGCCGCGTGAGCTTTCTCGCATGGATCTGATCCAGCTGGCCTTTGAGGCTGAGCAGGCCCGGCTTCAGTTGACTATCCAGGTCGAAGCCCAGGCTACCAGGATCCACTCCCTGGAGAACCTGTTCAAGGAAGGTATGACCCACACCCAGTTCTGCAAGGGCCTCAATGGGGTCAACGTCATGCAGGTGGGTAAGTACCTGGAGAGCCGTAACTGGCTCTACAACGAGAGCAAGTCCGGCCTGCGCCTTCGTGTGGCTTCCTACGCCCGCGACAAGTACATGACCGAGCACCAGCACGAAGTCACTCCCCACGGCAAAGAAGCCTTCATTTCCTTCACGCCAGTCTTGCTCAAGAAGGGCGCGGTGCGCCTGTACGACCTGTATCTGGCTGGCGAGCTGCCTATGAAAAAGACCTGGGACGGCCTGTTTACTCACGACAAGGCCCTGCGAGGTGTCGCGTGA
- a CDS encoding transcriptional regulator, which yields MTNRRKPMTPAEAVRKAAGILGSQTALASRLDVRTPTVSQWCSGDRPVPAARALQIEALTGGEVKRGQLCPSFPWGEMVA from the coding sequence ATGACAAACCGGAGAAAACCCATGACACCAGCAGAAGCGGTTCGGAAGGCAGCCGGGATTTTGGGCAGCCAAACAGCGCTGGCCAGCCGTCTTGATGTTCGAACCCCGACTGTAAGCCAGTGGTGTTCGGGAGATCGGCCCGTTCCGGCAGCAAGGGCGCTTCAAATCGAGGCGCTTACAGGTGGCGAAGTTAAGAGGGGGCAGCTTTGCCCTTCGTTTCCCTGGGGCGAGATGGTCGCTTGA
- a CDS encoding siphovirus Gp157 family protein yields the protein MTQLYALTSQMTELAALADTDDEGLRQAIQDTMDSIQGEFEVKAESVVMLCRNIQGDIDAIDKEVDRLNELKRIRKNTVGKLDEYLRRNMEAADIKSIKRPLFTITLALAPEKVIVDKENDIPYDFLDTKTVFSPDKRAIAAKLKEIREHNAAVRKRLDAGEDAEAELLEEPSWAHLERGESSIRIK from the coding sequence ATGACTCAGCTCTACGCTTTGACCAGTCAGATGACCGAGCTCGCCGCTCTTGCGGATACCGACGATGAAGGATTGCGTCAGGCCATCCAGGACACCATGGACAGCATTCAGGGCGAGTTCGAGGTGAAGGCTGAGAGCGTCGTCATGCTGTGCCGCAACATCCAGGGCGACATCGATGCCATCGACAAGGAAGTCGACCGCCTTAACGAGCTGAAACGCATCAGGAAGAACACCGTCGGCAAGCTCGACGAATACCTGCGCCGCAACATGGAGGCCGCCGACATCAAGTCGATTAAGCGGCCGCTGTTCACCATCACCCTGGCCCTGGCGCCAGAGAAGGTGATCGTCGACAAGGAAAACGACATCCCGTACGACTTCCTCGACACGAAGACCGTGTTCTCGCCAGACAAGCGCGCCATCGCCGCCAAGCTTAAGGAAATCCGCGAGCATAACGCCGCGGTACGCAAGCGCCTGGATGCCGGCGAGGACGCGGAAGCCGAGCTACTCGAGGAACCATCCTGGGCACACCTAGAGCGCGGCGAAAGCTCGATTCGCATCAAGTGA
- a CDS encoding helix-turn-helix domain-containing protein → MSMGLMVAAMKIRVGNPLRKLVLIKLADNASDMGECWPSYQHIADQCEISRRSVMNHINALCEAGMLRKEIRKGGPKGNSSNVYFLTLDGGAPPAPGVVQQIHQGNAAGSPPSESPALGGSAGAAPRTSHSSEPVNEPVIEPVAPLASAKVATGQVVPFAAQQPRCVIPADMPGPKDQSCKTFKAWANYAMAYRKRHGAWPVWNAKVAGQLGQVIDRLGIDVAHHVAAYFLTINDARVVSNMHSIGDLLAKAEAYHTQWATNRQMNGTTARQIEQTQTNFSAAEQALEALRAKKAAAHAE, encoded by the coding sequence GTGAGCATGGGCCTTATGGTCGCCGCGATGAAGATTCGCGTCGGCAATCCATTGCGCAAGCTGGTGCTGATCAAGCTGGCTGACAACGCCAGCGATATGGGGGAGTGCTGGCCGTCCTATCAGCATATCGCCGACCAGTGCGAGATCAGCAGGCGCTCTGTCATGAACCATATTAACGCCTTGTGCGAGGCAGGAATGCTTCGTAAGGAAATTCGGAAGGGTGGGCCGAAGGGTAACTCGTCGAACGTCTACTTCCTGACCCTTGATGGTGGTGCACCTCCTGCACCAGGGGTAGTGCAGCAGATTCACCAGGGTAATGCAGCAGGTTCACCCCCTAGTGAATCTCCTGCACTAGGGGGTAGTGCAGGAGCTGCACCCAGAACCAGTCACTCCTCTGAACCAGTCAATGAACCGGTCATTGAACCAGTTGCGCCCCTGGCTTCCGCCAAGGTCGCGACGGGTCAGGTTGTTCCATTCGCTGCCCAGCAGCCACGCTGTGTAATCCCGGCCGATATGCCGGGCCCCAAGGACCAGTCCTGCAAGACCTTCAAGGCCTGGGCCAACTACGCCATGGCCTATCGCAAACGCCACGGTGCATGGCCAGTGTGGAACGCCAAGGTCGCCGGGCAGCTGGGCCAGGTCATCGACCGCCTTGGCATCGACGTCGCACACCACGTCGCCGCGTATTTCCTGACCATCAACGACGCCCGGGTTGTTTCGAACATGCACAGCATCGGCGACCTGCTGGCCAAGGCCGAGGCGTATCACACCCAATGGGCCACCAATCGCCAGATGAACGGGACCACGGCTCGGCAGATCGAGCAGACCCAGACCAACTTCAGCGCTGCCGAACAGGCCCTTGAAGCGCTCCGAGCCAAGAAGGCTGCAGCCCATGCTGAATGA
- a CDS encoding DUF1367 family protein: MAELALIRTAQGLVPATEADRETIQCWKAGQVIHGKFTKMRNARFHGKFFAMLDLAWEYWEPVGGLIPRQEMRGIRGLAKFFEAQNGRPGQLSNAVDAYIAGLEQARAERFPSVDKSREAFREWVTIEAGHFHLVRTPDGVRKEAKSISWANMDDTQFEPLYRDVFNACWRLVLSAHFETEEAALAAADQIGSFA; the protein is encoded by the coding sequence ATGGCTGAGCTCGCCCTTATTCGCACCGCCCAGGGCCTGGTTCCGGCCACTGAGGCAGACCGTGAAACCATCCAGTGCTGGAAGGCTGGCCAGGTCATCCACGGCAAGTTCACCAAGATGAGGAATGCCCGGTTCCACGGCAAGTTCTTCGCGATGCTGGATCTGGCCTGGGAATACTGGGAGCCAGTCGGCGGCCTGATCCCGCGCCAGGAGATGCGTGGCATCCGCGGCTTGGCCAAGTTCTTCGAGGCGCAGAACGGCAGGCCGGGGCAGCTATCGAATGCGGTTGATGCCTACATCGCCGGGCTTGAGCAGGCCCGCGCCGAACGCTTTCCCTCAGTCGACAAGTCCCGCGAAGCTTTCCGCGAGTGGGTGACGATCGAGGCCGGCCACTTCCACCTGGTGCGCACTCCAGACGGTGTCCGCAAAGAGGCAAAGTCCATCAGCTGGGCCAACATGGACGATACCCAGTTTGAGCCGCTTTACCGCGACGTCTTCAACGCCTGCTGGCGCCTGGTGCTGTCCGCGCACTTTGAAACCGAAGAGGCCGCCCTGGCTGCTGCTGATCAGATTGGGAGCTTTGCATGA
- a CDS encoding zinc ribbon domain-containing protein has protein sequence MESGERKCPHCAEQIKQDAVKCKHCGSDVTNPPKSKDQKARSTQKIALFWLVIVIGAYTVISKNIGSSSAEPTEEEYSRQAIDLCWKNVDDKLADLDARRAMRDACMRMTKAHGQKYGSAAGMRTE, from the coding sequence ATGGAGTCCGGCGAACGGAAATGCCCGCATTGCGCGGAGCAGATCAAGCAAGATGCCGTGAAGTGCAAACATTGCGGGTCGGATGTTACCAATCCGCCAAAGTCAAAAGACCAGAAAGCGAGATCGACGCAAAAAATTGCGCTGTTCTGGCTTGTGATTGTAATTGGCGCCTATACGGTTATCTCCAAGAATATCGGATCGAGCTCGGCCGAGCCCACTGAAGAAGAGTACTCCCGCCAGGCGATTGATCTGTGCTGGAAGAATGTGGACGACAAGCTTGCCGATCTCGATGCCAGAAGAGCAATGAGAGACGCTTGCATGCGAATGACAAAGGCACACGGCCAGAAATACGGCAGTGCTGCTGGCATGCGAACAGAGTGA